Below is a genomic region from Isosphaeraceae bacterium EP7.
CCCCTTGAGGTAGCTTTCCATGCTCGACTGGGTCGAAGCGCTGACCTTGGGCATTGTCCAGGGCCTCACCGAGTTCTTGCCGATTTCAAGTGACGGCCACCTGGCGACGACACAGAAGCTATTCGGCTGGATTCGAGGGGTGTCATCGTCGGCCGCCGACGACCTCTTCTTCGTCGTCATCGTGCACATCGGCACCCTCGTGGCGATCCTGCTGCGATATCGGACCGAGGGGCGCATGGGCGCGCAAGGGCTCCTCGGCTCGGAACAGGTCCCGACCGAATATCGCCGGAATTCGGTGGTGAGGGCGGGGCTGCTCGCCGTGCTCGCGACGATGCCGGCTGCCGTGGTTGGCCTGTTCCTCAAGAAGCAAATCGAGGCGACCTTCGCGAGCCCCGCCGCCGCGGCGATCGGGTTCCTGATCACCGCGGGGGTGCTGTTGCTGACGATGGGCTTGAAGTCGGGGCACAAGGGGCTGAACGAGACGACCTGGGTGGACGCCCTCGCCGTAGGAGTCGCCCAGGCCTTCGCGCCTTTGCCCGGCGTGAGCCGGAGCGGCACGACCATCGCGGCGGGCCTGGCACTGGGCTTCACCAAGACCTGGGCGGTCGGTTTCAGCCTACTGATGGCCATCCCCGCGATCGCAGGGGCCGAGCTCGTCGAATTGAAAGACGTCGACTACGCCACTCTCACGCCCGATTTCGTGGCGCGCTGCGTGGCAGCCTCGGTCGTCTCGGGCGTGGTCGGGTATGTGGCCCTGGTCTGGCTCGTTCGCGTTGTCCGATCGGGCAAACTATGGTATTTTTCTGTATACCTGGTGGCGCTCGCCCTGGTGATCTTCGCGACCCTCTGGCTTGGAGGAGATCGAGCCCATGCCGTCCCTCCGGCTGCTGAAAACGGGGCCGTTCGGGGCGCTCCCGCGGTGGGACTACCTGAGCTCGCGGAACCCTCGCCCCGATGACCTGATCCTCGTCGCCGGCCCGACGGCCCGCGACCGCTGTCGGGCGGCACTTGCGAGCGGCCGTGATTCCTGGCTGGCTGGCCGCGTCTGGTGCTGGGACGACCTCTGGATGGCCCAGGCCGACGGGCGGCCCGATCGGCCTGCCTTGCTCTCCGACGCCGGGCGTCGCGAGGCCCTGAAGCAGGCTCTGGATCGTGCCCATAAGGCGACCGAACTCGACCGGATCGGTCATGGGGCTGCGACGCCAGGATTTCGGCGGCAGGTCAGCGAGCGTATCTCCGCCTGGATGCAGGCCGAACGATTTCCGTCGCCGAGTCCCCGAGCGTCCGATGTGGAGAATGCCCAGCGGTCGATCTTCCACCACTATCGAGCCGTCCTGCGCGAGCTGAATGCGGCCGACCTCGACTCGTTCGCAAGCTGGGCCTCGATCCCCTCGGATGACCACGCGAACGGATGGTTGGGGTCGCTCGGCCGTGTCCTGGTTGCCGAACCGCTGTCGATGACGCCCGCGCGATGGCGTGGTGTCGCACTCCTCCTCGACCACGCGAGGACGTTCACCGTCACGCTCCCGTACGTCGCCGGCCCGGCGCTCGGCGAGGTCTACGCCGCCACCCGGCCAATCCGCGAGCGATTGCTCGAGCTGGGCCTGGAAGAGATCGTGCAGCCCGTCGACCGGACCAGGTCCGTGTGCCTCTCCGCCCTGGATGTGCTGTTCGAACGCGACGACGAGTACGAGATTCCTCCCCCGCTCCCGACCGAAGGCCTCTCCCTGATCGGGGCGCCAAGGGGCGAGGACCTGTCCAGGGTCGTCGCGTCGGAGGTTCGGGCTTATCTCGAAGATGGGGCGCGGCCGGCGGAGGTCGCGGTCGTCGTCAGACAGTGGGATGACGAGGCCGCCCTGATCGTCGGGGAGTTGCACGCGTGGTCGATCCCGGCGACCACGTCGATCGGGCGACCGCTTGCGAATGACGCGTGCCTCTGCGCCCTCAAGCTGGCAATGGGGATCACGGTCGAAGACTGGGCGACCGGCCCCCTCGTCCGGTTTTTGCGAAATGGCCAGGTGGACCCGGTCGGGCTGGGCGGTGAATCGACGGACGACCTGGCGGTTGCCGCCTCGATGATCCGGGCGACGCGTGTGACTCGCGGGCTGGACGCGCTCCGGGTTGCTCTTGCTCGCGCCGCGAACCCGCCTAAGCGGGGAGACGAGGACCAGATGTCGCAGGCCCGCTCGCGGAAGGCGAGCCGGGCGGCAGTCGCTCTCAAAATCGTCGAAAGGCTGGCCCAGGTCCTGCCGCCCTCGGGATGGTCGGGGAGCTGGTCCGACATGGTCGACCGGACTCGTCTGCTCTGGCGTGTCATCGGCCTGGACCGCTCCGAGGCAGGCCGTCGATCGACCTCCATGCTCGGGGCGGCGTTCGACGATCAAGGGTGGGTGATTGAAGGACTGGGGCAGGGCAAGGGGAGGACGGAGTGGCGGGCGTTTGTCGAACAGGTCGGCACGATGCTCGGTGAGCTGACGTTTCCACGCGACGCCGAACCCGGATCTGTCCTGGTGACCACCCTCGCCGACGCCGCCGGCCTGCAATCCAAACACGTTCTGATGGCCAACCTCGGCGAGGGGACATTTCCGATCCGGGCGGCAGTCGCGGGCCGCGACCAGCCCGAGCGACGGGCTGGGTTCGATTTCGACGAGCCCTCCGAGCCCGAGAACCTGGCCTTCGCGAGTGAGGCCCTGGAGTTCCTCCGGCTTGGCGGCATGGCCGGTCGCACCCTGGCGTTGGTCTATCCCACGACCGACGAGTCGGGCCAGGACCTGCTGCCCGCGAGTTTCGCCGAGGACCTGATCCGTCGACTCGACGCCGACCCGGCCGGCAGTCGGGTCCATCGTTCGCGCCGGCGGTATGACCCGACCCTGCTCGACGATCCGGGACTTGCCATCTCGGCCAACGACCGTCGGGTCCGGGCCGTTGCCCTGGCCCGGAAGACGGGGGCCGTCGACGAGCTGGTCAGGCTCGCATCTTCTCCGACGCATCGGTCGATCCTGTTCGCCGCGGCATCCGCCCTGCGGGTGACGTCGAGGCGAAAGTTCGACAGGTCGTTCGGTCGGTTCGATGGGCGGCTGGAAGATTCCAGAATCGGCCAGGCGTTGATGACCAGCTTCGGCCCGGATCATACATTTAGCGCCAGTCAGCTCGAATCGTTCACCCTCTGCCCCTTTCAGTTCTTCTCCCGGTATGTGCTGAACCTGGAACCCCCCGACGAACGCGGCGAGTTTGATGATGACTACGCAGACCGCGGCGACCGCCTGCACAAGGCGCTGGAACTGATCCACGTCCGCCTGCGCGACGAGCCGGGCGACCCTCTGATCAGGCTCCGAGAGCTGGTGCAGACGCATCTCGGTTCCGAGCTCATCGCGCCAGTCGGCTCGGTGGCCGCGGGGCTGGAGCGGATCGCCGAGGAGCGTAAGCAACGGACCCTGATTCGGTACGCGGGTCAATATGCCGATTACTCCCACGAGAAGGCCGAGACGCTGCACCCGCAGCACTTCGAGGTGAAGTTCGGCGCCGATGCCGGCCAGCCCGTTCTCAGGCTCGGCGAGG
It encodes:
- a CDS encoding undecaprenyl-diphosphate phosphatase: MLDWVEALTLGIVQGLTEFLPISSDGHLATTQKLFGWIRGVSSSAADDLFFVVIVHIGTLVAILLRYRTEGRMGAQGLLGSEQVPTEYRRNSVVRAGLLAVLATMPAAVVGLFLKKQIEATFASPAAAAIGFLITAGVLLLTMGLKSGHKGLNETTWVDALAVGVAQAFAPLPGVSRSGTTIAAGLALGFTKTWAVGFSLLMAIPAIAGAELVELKDVDYATLTPDFVARCVAASVVSGVVGYVALVWLVRVVRSGKLWYFSVYLVALALVIFATLWLGGDRAHAVPPAAENGAVRGAPAVGLPELAEPSPR
- a CDS encoding PD-(D/E)XK nuclease family protein; amino-acid sequence: MPSLRLLKTGPFGALPRWDYLSSRNPRPDDLILVAGPTARDRCRAALASGRDSWLAGRVWCWDDLWMAQADGRPDRPALLSDAGRREALKQALDRAHKATELDRIGHGAATPGFRRQVSERISAWMQAERFPSPSPRASDVENAQRSIFHHYRAVLRELNAADLDSFASWASIPSDDHANGWLGSLGRVLVAEPLSMTPARWRGVALLLDHARTFTVTLPYVAGPALGEVYAATRPIRERLLELGLEEIVQPVDRTRSVCLSALDVLFERDDEYEIPPPLPTEGLSLIGAPRGEDLSRVVASEVRAYLEDGARPAEVAVVVRQWDDEAALIVGELHAWSIPATTSIGRPLANDACLCALKLAMGITVEDWATGPLVRFLRNGQVDPVGLGGESTDDLAVAASMIRATRVTRGLDALRVALARAANPPKRGDEDQMSQARSRKASRAAVALKIVERLAQVLPPSGWSGSWSDMVDRTRLLWRVIGLDRSEAGRRSTSMLGAAFDDQGWVIEGLGQGKGRTEWRAFVEQVGTMLGELTFPRDAEPGSVLVTTLADAAGLQSKHVLMANLGEGTFPIRAAVAGRDQPERRAGFDFDEPSEPENLAFASEALEFLRLGGMAGRTLALVYPTTDESGQDLLPASFAEDLIRRLDADPAGSRVHRSRRRYDPTLLDDPGLAISANDRRVRAVALARKTGAVDELVRLASSPTHRSILFAAASALRVTSRRKFDRSFGRFDGRLEDSRIGQALMTSFGPDHTFSASQLESFTLCPFQFFSRYVLNLEPPDERGEFDDDYADRGDRLHKALELIHVRLRDEPGDPLIRLRELVQTHLGSELIAPVGSVAAGLERIAEERKQRTLIRYAGQYADYSHEKAETLHPQHFEVKFGADAGQPVLRLGEGSDAVQLRGVIDRIDLVDRPVGPPSFRVIDYKSGAGPSKADISSALMLQLPLYALAVQKLALDGRSADLLDVGYWGLSGVGYRSFVPKGSNWDEFLGRVERFVLAQVGMLRDGGFAVSPRKGDCHQHCDFSLACRIRQARSVGKDRSGFPEIETQG